Proteins from one Deltaproteobacteria bacterium genomic window:
- a CDS encoding tetratricopeptide repeat protein has product MADIHALEIEFAKNPNLEACLPLCEAYLAQKRFMEAMVVCKKGIKQAPQDARGRVMLSRIYNSQGKIPKALAELELLLKEIPGSPIGLEALGKLLLEQGRNDEGLSKLQQAVIADPNRAEARAILQQAGMAVSTAAPPPAAPMVARPVMGMPPPGAAGQTGPVPYGNAPPTAMPPNMPPRGAPPGGFYPPPLQPRGMPPPAASTGPVPAVEPLRPLEHVHDFFAPETLGFSHEASDIETAGPGRLTILGFVPKNAGSIKTTLYVAVTVLIIASVIIFIQYIRSTNTREISKKYADLKVALYEDKYVSYQDVLRKGNEILAIDNSHNLTLGALAYTSAILATDFRQADALPKAKDYLRRAMEENKEETEYRVAARALIAYAERQFDQGIADIKKIIDHGGSGPFVELEAFRLMNEVKPQDKETKIQLRRLIQSAVSQARIFNFLGWYYYQFDDYAQADKNFHSALQNVNDHARAIIGQALTDFDRGLALQQRQVEIGKAIKKVLKMPPEQLDSTVLALAHFAAAQLLQWQGKQAEADSEFATAFRFDSQSALMYYRRGTGLLNLGHAKEGIQYLRKAAAMDPNNVRYFRTLADAQIRSGDSVGAKATLNRAAQLNPNDPELKILEGDSLSAEKKYAQAIEVYKSVKKEDGGSLITRAVVGISEAMRESGKKLDAIKYLEAFLENIPSDVMQPEQAILWCELGLDYEANREKDHAERLYQQGIDTYRYEPNCHFFLCRILGRGPEAKEACKMYLTLAPRGEFADKARARAGVR; this is encoded by the coding sequence ATGGCTGACATACACGCTCTAGAAATCGAGTTTGCAAAAAACCCTAATCTAGAGGCTTGCCTACCACTTTGCGAGGCTTACCTAGCGCAGAAGCGCTTTATGGAAGCTATGGTTGTATGCAAGAAGGGTATAAAGCAAGCCCCCCAAGATGCTCGTGGTCGTGTGATGCTTTCACGCATCTACAACTCACAGGGCAAAATACCTAAAGCCTTAGCTGAGCTTGAGCTGCTGCTAAAAGAAATTCCCGGCAGTCCAATTGGTCTTGAAGCTTTAGGAAAATTGTTGCTTGAGCAAGGGCGCAATGATGAAGGGCTATCTAAACTTCAACAAGCGGTGATAGCTGATCCCAATCGCGCTGAAGCCAGAGCTATCTTGCAACAAGCCGGAATGGCAGTGTCAACTGCTGCGCCTCCGCCCGCAGCGCCTATGGTGGCTCGTCCAGTAATGGGTATGCCGCCTCCTGGTGCTGCAGGTCAAACTGGCCCAGTACCATATGGCAATGCTCCGCCGACAGCTATGCCCCCTAATATGCCCCCAAGAGGCGCTCCTCCTGGTGGTTTTTATCCACCACCCTTGCAGCCACGCGGTATGCCTCCTCCTGCAGCCTCAACCGGGCCTGTACCTGCCGTAGAACCGCTGCGACCACTTGAGCATGTACACGACTTTTTTGCTCCTGAAACGCTGGGTTTTTCGCATGAGGCATCAGATATCGAAACTGCTGGCCCAGGTCGTCTGACAATTCTTGGTTTTGTACCTAAAAATGCCGGCTCAATTAAAACTACATTATATGTGGCTGTAACTGTTCTAATAATTGCGAGTGTTATTATATTCATTCAATACATACGATCGACTAATACTCGTGAAATAAGTAAAAAATACGCTGATTTAAAGGTAGCTTTATACGAAGATAAATATGTCAGTTACCAAGATGTATTGCGTAAAGGTAATGAAATCTTGGCGATTGATAATAGCCATAATTTGACGTTAGGTGCATTAGCCTATACCTCTGCCATTCTTGCGACTGATTTCCGTCAAGCCGATGCCTTACCAAAAGCTAAAGATTATCTGCGTAGGGCTATGGAGGAAAATAAAGAAGAAACTGAATATCGTGTCGCAGCCCGTGCTTTAATTGCTTATGCTGAAAGGCAGTTTGATCAAGGTATTGCTGATATAAAAAAGATAATAGATCATGGTGGTTCTGGCCCATTTGTTGAACTTGAAGCTTTTCGTTTGATGAATGAAGTCAAACCACAAGATAAAGAAACTAAAATTCAACTACGGCGCTTAATTCAATCGGCAGTTTCACAAGCTCGTATATTTAATTTTCTTGGTTGGTATTATTATCAATTTGATGATTACGCCCAAGCAGATAAAAATTTTCATTCAGCACTACAGAACGTTAATGATCATGCCCGAGCAATTATCGGTCAGGCTTTGACGGATTTTGACCGTGGTTTGGCTTTGCAACAGCGTCAGGTAGAAATTGGTAAGGCGATTAAAAAAGTTTTAAAAATGCCTCCAGAGCAACTTGATAGCACGGTTTTAGCTTTAGCACATTTTGCGGCAGCACAACTTTTACAGTGGCAAGGCAAGCAAGCTGAAGCTGACAGTGAATTTGCAACAGCATTTCGTTTTGATAGCCAAAGTGCCTTGATGTATTACCGTCGCGGAACGGGCTTGCTTAATCTTGGGCACGCCAAAGAGGGTATTCAATATTTACGTAAAGCTGCAGCGATGGATCCAAATAATGTTCGCTATTTTAGGACATTGGCCGATGCGCAAATTCGTTCAGGCGATTCAGTTGGTGCCAAAGCAACCCTTAATCGTGCCGCGCAACTTAATCCAAATGATCCTGAGCTAAAGATTCTTGAAGGTGACAGTTTAAGTGCTGAAAAAAAATATGCTCAAGCTATTGAAGTCTATAAAAGCGTAAAAAAAGAAGATGGCGGTTCATTGATTACTCGTGCTGTTGTTGGGATTTCAGAAGCTATGCGCGAAAGTGGCAAAAAGCTTGATGCAATTAAATATCTTGAAGCGTTTTTAGAAAATATTCCAAGTGATGTTATGCAACCTGAGCAAGCCATACTATGGTGTGAACTTGGACTTGATTACGAAGCAA